The Quercus robur chromosome 7, dhQueRobu3.1, whole genome shotgun sequence genome has a segment encoding these proteins:
- the LOC126691047 gene encoding uncharacterized protein LOC126691047, which produces MESSTNPDPAALALQIQSLSATMEELTRQNQEMKQRLLQESNRVDRGDDEDSNRRRTSTPEEASSDLLREMRKEMDELRNAIKGKTDQSLERIVRKTDSPFTIAVQECPVPSKFRLPQLEPFDGLKDPLDHLNTFRTTLGLQQPPDEIFCRSFPTTLKGAAREWFNKLPTSSIDNFEQLSNSFVRHFVGGQRPKRTADHLLTIKQGEKEPLRSYVTRFTRGMLEIDETDDKVHLTTFKAGLKSRDFVASLAKNPPKTMAETLLKAQKYMNAEEALAAIDGADKSREKKKENEDDRRGLKRERTDRRNDDGNRRRDDKNPRPSKFTPLVMPIDQILTEIRNEPSLKWPKPLHSAPGLRDKRKYCRFHKDHGHYTEDCRDLKEQIEELIRNGKLQQYVKRGDFGRYGQKSQPVNARRDEDRPQPRPQNALGEIKTIAGGPTAGGSFKSLRKSYQRQVNGVHGAPPSKQRRTSEDLHFSEEDARSVKQPHDDPLVIMIMIEGFNTRRVLVDSGSSADIIYLPAFQQLKLDPKRLRPFESPLVSFSGDKVYPRGITTLTVTAGSYPLQVTNQHNFLIVDSPSSYNVIIGRPMLNRWKAAISTYCLKVKFPTEHGIGEIKGDQVLARECYHAVLASKENHTWTIEEKTPEIMEKLETVDLAERNLPRTTQIGTSMSQKTKDEIVSFLKSNLDIFAWSHKDMPGIPASLI; this is translated from the coding sequence ATGGAATCTAGTACAAACCCAGATCCTGCTGCGCTGGCCCTACAAATCCAGTCGCTGTCAGCAACCATGGAAGAACTCACAAGACAGAACCAAGAAATGAAACAACGACTACTACAGGAAAGCAATCGTGTGGATAGGGGAGATGATGAAGACAGCAACAGAAGGCGGACAAGTACTCCGGAGGAAGCAAGTTCGGACCTATTGagagaaatgaggaaagagatggacgaactaagAAACGCCATAAAAGGAAAGACGGACCAAAGTTTGGAGAGAATCGTCCGGAAGACGGATTCGCCCTTTACCATAGCTGTCCAGGAGTGCCCTGTACCCTCCAAATTCCGTCTACCACAACTAGAACCTTTCGACGGGCTGAAAGACCCCTTGGATCACCTGAATACCTTCAGGACGACCTTAGGCCTCCAACAGCCGCCTGACGAGATCTTCTGTCGCTCATTCCCTACGACCCTCAAAGGAGCAGCCAGGGAATGGTTCAACAAGTTGCCAACATCATCCATCGACAATTTCGAACAGTTGAGCAACTCCTTTGTCCGTCACTTCGTGGGGGGGCAGCGACCAAAGAGAACTGCCGACCACTTACTTACCATCAAACAAGGAGAGAAGGAACCACTGAGGTCCTACGTGACACGCTTCACCCGAGGAATGTTGGAAATAGATGAGACGGATGACAAGGTACATCTCACAACCTTCAAAGCAGGATTGAAGTCCAGGGATTTTGTAGCATCCTTGGCAAAGAACCCCCCTAAGACGATGGCCGAGACACTGTTAAAGGCtcagaagtacatgaacgcgGAGGAAGCTCTGGCAGCTATTGATGGAGCAGATAAGAGtagggaaaagaagaaggaaaatgaGGACGATCGAAGAGGGCTAAAACGAGAAAGGACTGACAGGAGGAATGACGATGGGAATCGAAGGAGGGACGATAAAAACCCTCGTCCGTCAAAGTTCACCCCGCTGGTGATGCCCATAGATCAAATTCTAACAGAAATAAGGAACGAACCATCCCTAAAGTGGCCAAAACCACTCCATTCAGCACCTGGATTACGCGATAAGAGGAAATACTGCCGTTTCCATAAAGATCATGGGCACTACACGGAGGACTGCAGGGACCTAAAAGAGCAGATTGAAGAGCTCATCCGCAATGGGAAGCTACAACAGTATGTAAAAAGGGGGGATTTCGGCAGGTACGGACAGAAGAGCCAGCCAGTGAATGCACGAAGAGACGAAGATCGCCCCCAACCTCGTCCACAGAATGCGCTAGGGGAAATAAAAACCATCGCCGGGGGACCAACCGCCGGAGGATCATTCAAGTCTCTCAGGAAGTCATACCAAAGACAGGTAAATGGCGTCCACGGTGCACCTCCGTCAAAGCAAAGACGCACCAGTGAAGACTTGCATTTCTCTGAGGAGGATGCCAGAAGTGTGAAGCAGCCCCATGATGATCCGCTCGTCATTATGATCATGATCGAGGGGTTCAACACGCGAAGAGTCCTGGTCGACAGCGGAAGTTCAGCAGATATAATCTATCTTCCTGCCTTCCAACAACTAAAGCTGGACCCAAAAAGACTTCGTCCTTTTGAGTCTCCCCTAGTCAGCTTCAGCGGAGACAAAGTGTACCCCAGAGGAATCACGACGTTAACAGTAACAGCCGGGTCATACCCCCTTCAGGTAACTAACCAGCACAATTTTCTAATAGTAGACTCACCCTCGTCCTACAATGTGATCATTGGCAGACCAATGCTTAATCGTTGGAAGGCTGCTATCTCCACCTACTGCTTAAAGGTGAAGTTCCCAACAGAACATGGAATCGGGGAGATTAAGGGTGATCAGGTGCTGGCCAGGGAATGCTACCATGCCGTCCTGGCCTCAAAGGAAAACCATACGTGGACAATTGAGGAGAAGACACCAGAGATTATGGAGAAACTTGAGACGGTAGATCTGGCTGAAAGGAACCTTCCAAGGACGACCCAAATAGGGACGAGCATGAGCCAAAAGACGAAAGACGAAATCGTCAGCTTTCTGAAAAGCAACCTCGACATTTTCGCCTGGAGCCACAAGGATATGCCAGGAATCCCAGCAAGCCTCATCTAG